One stretch of Streptomyces sp. MMBL 11-1 DNA includes these proteins:
- a CDS encoding ATP-dependent 6-phosphofructokinase — protein sequence MRIGILTAGGDCPGLNAVIRSVVHRAVVGHGDEVIGFEDGFKGLLDGHFRPLDLNAVSGILARGGTILGSARLERDRLREAAENCEELSRRYGIDALIPIGGEGTLTAARMLADAGMPVVGVPKTIDNDISSTDRTFGFDTAVGVATEAIDRLKTTAESHQRVMVVEVMGRHAGWIALESGMAGGAHGICLPERPFEVDDLVRMVEERFARGKKFAVICVAEGAHPAEGSMPYAKGAIDQYGHERFQGIGNRLAIELETRLGKEARPVILGHVQRGGTPTAYDRVLATRFGWNAVEAVHRGDFGRMTALRGNDIAMVPLADAVTQLKRVPAERMYEAESVF from the coding sequence ATGCGCATCGGAATTCTCACCGCGGGCGGCGACTGCCCCGGCCTGAACGCAGTGATCCGGTCGGTCGTCCACCGGGCCGTGGTCGGCCACGGCGACGAGGTCATCGGCTTCGAGGACGGCTTCAAGGGGCTGCTCGACGGCCACTTCCGCCCCCTCGACCTCAACGCGGTCAGCGGCATCCTCGCCCGCGGCGGCACCATCCTCGGCTCGGCCCGTCTGGAGCGCGACCGGCTGCGCGAGGCCGCCGAGAACTGCGAGGAACTGTCCCGCCGCTACGGCATCGACGCGCTCATCCCGATCGGCGGCGAGGGCACGCTCACCGCGGCCCGCATGCTCGCCGACGCGGGCATGCCGGTCGTCGGCGTCCCGAAGACCATCGACAACGACATCTCCTCCACCGACCGGACCTTCGGGTTCGACACGGCGGTGGGCGTCGCGACCGAGGCCATAGACCGTCTGAAGACCACCGCGGAGTCCCATCAGCGCGTGATGGTCGTCGAGGTCATGGGCCGGCACGCGGGCTGGATCGCGCTGGAGTCCGGGATGGCCGGCGGCGCCCACGGCATCTGCCTGCCCGAGCGCCCCTTCGAGGTCGACGACCTGGTCAGGATGGTCGAGGAGCGGTTCGCGCGCGGCAAGAAGTTCGCCGTCATCTGCGTCGCCGAGGGCGCGCACCCGGCGGAGGGCTCCATGCCGTACGCCAAGGGCGCGATCGACCAGTACGGCCACGAGCGCTTCCAGGGCATCGGCAACCGCCTGGCCATCGAGCTGGAGACCCGGCTCGGCAAGGAGGCCCGGCCGGTCATCCTCGGCCACGTCCAGCGCGGCGGCACGCCGACCGCGTACGACCGGGTGCTCGCCACCCGCTTCGGCTGGAACGCCGTGGAGGCCGTGCACCGCGGCGACTTCGGCCGGATGACCGCCCTGCGCGGCAACGACATCGCCATGGTCCCGCTCGCCGACGCCGTCACCCAGCTGAAAAGGGTGCCCGCCGAGCGGATGTACGAGGCCGAGTCCGTCTTCTAG
- a CDS encoding acetate kinase — protein sequence MEPHRVLVLNSGSSSVKYQLLDMSDRSRLASGLVERIGEETSRLVHTPLTGDGAEPRERTGRIADHEAALKAAAEELAADGLGLDSPELAAIGHRVVHGGLRFSAPTVITDEVLKEIERLVPVAPLHNPANITGIVTARALRPDLPQVAVFDTAFHTTMPEAAARYAIDVETADAHRIRRYGFHGTSHAYVSRKTAELLGRAPEDVNVIVLHLGNGASASAVAGGRCVDTSMGLTPLEGLVMGTRSGDIDPAVTFHLKRVAGMSADAIDVLLNKKSGLVGLCGDNDMRVIRRRIDEGDERAALAFDIYIHRLKKYIGAYTAVLGRVDAVAFTAGVGENAAPVREAAIAGLEELGMAVDASLNAVRSGEPRLISPEYARVAVAVVPTDEELEIADQTFALVGRPGPAGIGEVDN from the coding sequence GTGGAACCGCATCGCGTACTCGTCCTCAACTCCGGCTCCTCGTCGGTGAAGTACCAGCTCCTCGACATGAGCGACCGCTCCCGGCTCGCCTCGGGCCTGGTCGAGCGGATCGGCGAGGAGACCTCGCGCCTGGTGCACACGCCGCTGACCGGCGACGGTGCCGAGCCCCGTGAGCGTACGGGCCGGATCGCGGACCACGAAGCGGCGCTCAAGGCGGCGGCCGAGGAGCTGGCGGCGGACGGCCTCGGCCTCGACTCCCCCGAACTGGCCGCGATCGGGCACCGGGTGGTGCACGGCGGGCTGAGGTTCAGCGCGCCGACCGTGATCACCGACGAGGTGCTGAAGGAGATCGAGCGCCTCGTCCCGGTCGCCCCGCTGCACAACCCGGCGAACATCACGGGCATCGTCACGGCGCGGGCGCTGCGGCCGGACCTGCCGCAGGTCGCGGTCTTCGACACGGCGTTCCACACGACGATGCCGGAGGCGGCCGCGCGGTACGCGATCGACGTGGAGACCGCCGACGCGCACCGCATCCGCCGCTACGGCTTCCACGGCACCTCGCACGCGTACGTCTCCCGGAAGACGGCCGAGCTGCTGGGCCGGGCCCCCGAGGACGTGAACGTCATCGTGCTGCACCTGGGCAACGGGGCGTCGGCCTCGGCGGTCGCGGGCGGGCGGTGCGTGGACACCTCCATGGGGCTGACGCCCTTGGAAGGGCTCGTGATGGGTACGCGCTCCGGGGACATCGATCCGGCGGTCACCTTCCACCTGAAGCGGGTGGCGGGCATGTCGGCCGACGCCATCGACGTCCTGCTCAACAAGAAGAGCGGGCTGGTCGGCCTGTGCGGCGACAACGACATGCGGGTGATCCGCCGCCGGATCGACGAGGGCGACGAGCGGGCCGCGCTGGCCTTCGACATCTACATCCACCGGCTGAAGAAGTACATCGGCGCCTATACGGCGGTGCTCGGCCGGGTGGACGCGGTGGCGTTCACGGCGGGGGTCGGGGAGAACGCGGCCCCGGTGCGGGAAGCTGCCATCGCGGGCCTGGAGGAGCTGGGCATGGCGGTGGACGCCTCGCTCAACGCCGTACGGTCCGGAGAGCCGCGGCTGATCTCGCCGGAGTACGCGCGGGTAGCGGTGGCCGTGGTGCCGACGGACGAGGAGCTGGAGATCGCCGACCAGACGTTCGCCCTCGTCGGCCGACCGGGACCCGCGGGGATCGGAGAGGTCGACAACTGA
- the pta gene encoding phosphate acetyltransferase has protein sequence MARSVYVTGIDRGDGRQVVELGVMELLTRQVDRVGVFRPLVHDGPDRLYELLRARYRLSQSPASVYGLDYHEASAVQAEKGTDELVSRLVERFHQVAREYEVVLVLGSDFAATQLPDELALNARLANEFGASVIAVVGGKGQNAESVRAETRNAYRAYAGLGCDVLAMVVNRVAAEDRATIAERLAARLPVPVSVLPDDPALSAPTVAQITAALDGTVLLGDDSGLARDALDFVFGGAMLPNLLNALTPGCLVVTPGDRADLVVGSLAAHSAGTPPIAGVLLTLNERPGEEILTLAARLAPGTPVVSVAGGSFPTAGELFALEGKLNAATPRKAETALGLFERHVDTAALLDRISVARSGRVTPMMFEHELLEQARSDRKRVVLPEGTEERVLRAADVLLRRDVCDLTLLGDVDVIRKKAADLGIDLADTQLIDPHTSELRGVFAERYAELRAHRGVTVELAVDVVADVNYFGTLMVREGLADGMVSGSVHSTAATIRPAFEIIKTKPDARIVSSVFFMCLADKVLVYGDCAVNPDPDAAQLADIAVQSAVTAARFGVEPRIAMLSYSTGTSGSGADVDKVREATERVRAERPELRVEGPIQYDAAVEPSVAATKLPGSEVAGQATVLIFPDLNTGNNTYKAVQRSAGAVAVGPVLQGLRKPVNDLSRGALVQDIVNTVAITAIQAQGEERPA, from the coding sequence GTGGCGCGCAGCGTGTACGTGACCGGGATCGACCGGGGGGACGGCCGCCAGGTCGTCGAGCTGGGAGTCATGGAGCTTCTGACGCGTCAGGTGGACCGGGTCGGCGTCTTCCGTCCGCTGGTCCATGACGGACCCGACCGGCTCTACGAGCTGCTCCGGGCCCGCTACCGGCTCTCGCAGAGCCCGGCCTCCGTCTACGGCCTGGACTACCACGAGGCCTCCGCCGTGCAGGCGGAGAAGGGCACGGACGAGCTGGTCTCCCGGCTCGTCGAACGCTTCCACCAGGTGGCCCGTGAGTACGAGGTGGTCCTGGTCCTGGGCAGCGACTTCGCCGCCACCCAGCTCCCCGACGAGCTGGCGCTGAACGCCCGGCTGGCCAACGAGTTCGGGGCCTCGGTGATCGCGGTGGTCGGCGGCAAGGGGCAGAACGCGGAGTCCGTCCGCGCCGAGACCCGTAACGCCTACCGCGCCTACGCGGGCCTCGGCTGCGATGTGCTGGCCATGGTGGTGAACCGGGTCGCCGCCGAGGACCGCGCGACGATCGCGGAGCGGCTCGCGGCACGGCTGCCGGTGCCCGTCTCCGTCCTGCCGGACGACCCGGCGCTCTCGGCGCCCACGGTCGCCCAGATCACCGCGGCGCTGGACGGCACGGTGCTGCTCGGCGACGACTCGGGGCTCGCGCGCGACGCTCTGGACTTCGTGTTCGGCGGGGCCATGCTGCCGAACCTGCTCAACGCGCTGACGCCCGGCTGTCTGGTGGTCACCCCCGGGGACCGGGCGGATCTGGTGGTGGGTTCGCTGGCCGCGCACAGCGCGGGCACCCCGCCCATCGCGGGCGTGCTGCTGACCCTGAACGAGCGCCCCGGCGAGGAGATACTCACGCTGGCGGCCCGGCTCGCACCGGGGACCCCGGTCGTGTCGGTGGCCGGCGGCTCCTTCCCCACCGCCGGGGAACTCTTCGCCCTTGAGGGGAAGTTGAACGCGGCGACGCCCCGCAAGGCGGAGACCGCCCTCGGTCTGTTCGAGCGCCACGTCGACACCGCCGCCCTCCTCGACCGGATCTCGGTGGCCCGCAGCGGGCGGGTCACGCCGATGATGTTCGAGCACGAGCTGCTGGAGCAGGCCCGCTCCGACCGCAAGCGCGTGGTGCTGCCGGAGGGCACCGAGGAGCGGGTGCTGCGCGCCGCCGACGTACTGCTGCGCCGGGACGTCTGCGACCTCACGCTGCTCGGCGACGTGGACGTGATCCGCAAGAAGGCCGCCGACCTCGGCATCGACCTCGCGGACACCCAGCTGATCGACCCGCACACCTCGGAGCTGCGGGGCGTCTTCGCCGAGCGGTACGCCGAACTGCGCGCCCACCGCGGGGTGACGGTGGAGCTGGCCGTCGACGTGGTGGCGGACGTGAACTACTTCGGGACGCTGATGGTGCGGGAGGGTCTCGCCGACGGGATGGTGTCCGGGTCGGTGCACTCCACGGCGGCCACGATCCGCCCCGCCTTCGAGATCATCAAGACGAAGCCCGACGCCAGGATCGTGTCGTCCGTCTTCTTCATGTGCCTGGCCGACAAGGTCCTCGTGTACGGCGACTGCGCGGTCAACCCGGACCCGGACGCGGCGCAGCTCGCGGACATCGCGGTGCAGTCGGCGGTGACGGCGGCCCGGTTCGGCGTGGAGCCCCGGATCGCGATGCTGTCGTACTCCACCGGGACCTCCGGCTCCGGCGCTGACGTCGACAAGGTGCGCGAGGCCACCGAGCGGGTGCGGGCGGAGCGGCCCGAGCTGCGGGTGGAGGGGCCGATCCAGTACGACGCGGCGGTCGAGCCGTCCGTCGCGGCGACGAAGCTGCCCGGCTCCGAGGTGGCGGGCCAGGCGACCGTGCTGATCTTCCCGGACCTGAACACCGGCAACAACACCTACAAGGCGGTGCAGCGCTCGGCGGGCGCGGTGGCGGTCGGCCCGGTGCTCCAGGGTCTCCGCAAGCCGGTCAACGACCTGTCGCGCGGCGCGCTCGTCCAGGACATCGTCAACACCGTGGCGATCACGGCGATCCAGGCGCAGGGCGAGGAGCGCCCCGCGTGA